TCGTGCGTGCCGATGCTCTTCAGCCGGTCGGCGTCGCGGCCGCAGGTGGCGACGTTCGCGCCCTCGTCGAGCAGGGCGCGGACCGTGGCCAGGCCGACGCCCGAGCTGCCGCCGGTGACCAGATAGGTCCGGTCGGCGAGGCCCAGATCCATGACGGTGTTCTCCCGTGGGTCAGTTCATGGTGAAGCCGCCGTTGACGGCGACCACCTGTCCGGTCAGGTAGCGGGACTCCTCGGAGAGGAGGAAGGCGGCGAGCCCGACCAGGTCGTCGGGCCGCTGCGGGCGTGCGATGGCCCGGCGCGCCCGGTACAGGCCGTGCCGTTCGGCCGGCACCGTCTCGGTCGCCTCGCACTCGGTGAGGCCCGGCGCCAGCGCGTTGACGGTGATGCCGCGCTCGCCGAGCTCCCGCGCCATGGCCCGGGTGAGGGCGATGACGGCACCCTTCGACGCGATGTAGTGGGCGAGTCGCGGGGAGCCGTACAGGGCCGCGTCCGACGCGATGTTCACGATGCGCCCGGTGGGCCCGAACAGCGGGAGCAGGATCTTCGCGACGAGCCAGGGCCCGCGTGCGTTGACCGTCATCAGCCGGTCCCACGCCGCGATGTCGATGTCCTGGAACTCCCTGCCGCCCACGCCGTTGGCGAGGGCCGCGTTGTTGATGAGTCCGTACAGCGGCCCCATGTCGCCCACCGCGTCGGCGAGTTCCCCGGCCGACGCGGGGTCGGCGACGTCGCAGCGCACGAAGTGGGCGTCGAGCCCCTCGGCGCGCAGCTCCCGCGCCGCCCCCGCACCGCGTCCGGCGTCGAGCTCGGCGACGACGACCCGGAAGCCGTCGGTGCCCGCCCGGCGGGCCATGGCGAGCCCGAGCCCGCGGCCCGCCCCGGTGAGCACGACGGTGCGCGGGTCAGTCACGGGTCACGCCGTGCATCGGCGAGTACTCCGGGTACGACGGCACCTGCGGCTTCCGCGTGCCGATGACGACGCAGAACAGGGCGTCGGTGTCGCCCTCGTTCTTCAGCGACCGGGTCACCCCGGCCGGGACGACGATCATGTCGCGGTAGCCGAGCGTGCGGTACTCGACCTCGTCGGGGCCCCGGTGCACGCCGACCCTGACCTCGCCCTCCAGGACGAAGAAGGCCTCCTCCACGTCGTGGTGGGTGTGGGCGGGCCCTTCGGCGCCGGGCGGCAGCAGCATGTTGGAGAAGGTGAAGCCGCCGGAGGGCAGGATGCGGCTGTCGCCCTCGTGGTCGCCGGTGGCGCCGGAACCCACGTAGCGGATCTGGCCGCGGCGGTACTGCGGGCCCGCCTTCTCCTGGAAGGAGAGGGTGTCGAAGTCCGCGACGCGCGAGTCCTTCGACGCGATGAGGGAGTCGGTGTAGCGGGCGAGGTCGCCGCCGTTGTCGTACGCGGTCGTGGTCAGAGGCATGGCTCAGAACTCCTGCTCGGGTAGGCGGTCGGTGATGCGGAGGTGGGAGAGCACCCAGGCGTTGAACCGCCCGGGCTGTTCCTGGTTCGCCAGGTGACCGGCGTCCTTGACGATCACGTAGGCGGTCTTGTGCAGGGCGCCGGCGAGGACTTGCGAGGCCTCGACGCCGGTGACCCGGTCCTGGTCGCCGCAGAGGACGAGGGCGGGCGCGGTGATCGCGGGGATCTCCTCGCGCAGGTCGGCGGCGGCCATCGACTCGGCGGCGTACGCGTAGCCGGGCAGGCGCACCGAGGCGGCCATGGTGTCGACGACCCGGGCGACGAGCTCGGGCGGCGCGTCCGGTGAGACGAGGCGGGGGCCGCGCCGCTCGGCGAAGGCGCGGGGTCCGGCCTCGGCGAGCTCGGCGGCGCGCCGCCGCATGGCGTCGGCCTTCGCCGGGTCGGTGCCGGAGCCGGGGCCGGAGTCCGCGACGATCAGTGAGTCGACGAGGCCGGGGTGGCGGGCGGCGAGCCGCAGCGCGATCACACCGCCCCACGAGACGCCGAGCACGTGCGCCGACGCGCCCCGGGAGCGGATCACCTCGGCCGTCGCGTCCGCGAACCCGTCCAGGTCCAACGGCCCGTCCGGGTCCGGGGACCTGGCGTACCCCGGTGCGTCCCAGGCGAGGACCCTGAGGTGCCGGGAGAGCTCGGCGAGCTGCGGGGCGAAGGCGGCCGACGAGGAGCCGATGCCGTGCAGGCACAGCAGCAGCGGGCCCGACGATCCGGCTTCCTCCACATGGACGGCGGGGGCGGCGGTCACAGGATCTGCCCCGTCCGCCCGGCGAGCGCCGCCACCGAGCGCAGCACCGCGTACGGCACGACCTGGCTGGTCGCCGGGTTGCCGGGGTCCGGGAGGTGGGCGACCTCGAAGCGGTACGCGCCGTGCGCCCCGGACGCCTCGACGACGTGCCGCGTGCGGTGCGCGCCGGGATCGGCGACGACCCTGACCCGCACGGCGTCCAGGTCGCCGACGGCGAGGGCGACGGACGCCGCGACGTTCGTCGACTTCGGGAACTTCACGGGGACGTCGCGCGCGGTGCCCGACATGACCTCGACGGGTCCGGTCGCCGAGCGCAGCCGCGCCAGCAACGCCTCGTCCATCCAGGGCTGTTCGAGGGTGCCCGGCAGTTTCGTGGTGGTCAGCCGCACCTCGTCGAGCGGGCCGAGGGAGCGTACGGCTTGGAGCAGGTCGAGACCGCCGACCGCGCCCCCGGTGAAGTACACCCGGCCCGGGCCCGCCGCGAGCAGCCGCTTCGACAGCTCCTCGTCGGTGAGCGCGCCGGTCGAGGCGATCAGCAGGTCGGTCCCGGAGGCCAGGACGCGCTCGCCCCACTCCCGTACGACACCCTGCCCCGCCGCCTCCACGATCAGGTCGCAGCGCTCCAGGGCCTCGTCGAAGGAGACCTGCGGCGCGGGCGCCGCCTCGCCGAGCGGACGGTTGTCGACGACGCACACCAACTCGGCGCCGGGGAGGCGGCCTTCGACGAGGGCGGTGCCGACGACGCGGCCGATGGCACCCCAGCCGACGAGCCCCACTTTCCGTACGGTGGTCATGCGCGTACTCCTTCCGGCGAGCCGGCCATGTGGCAGCGGATCTCCTTCGACGGTGGCCCCGCCGTGCCCCACAGGTCCGACAGCTCCGGCACCCGCCGCCACACCTTGGCGATCCAGCGGTCCTCGACGACCTGCGCGACCTCGGAGGTGTACTCGCAGACGAGCCCGGTCGGATCGGTGAAGTACGAGAAGGTGTTGTTGCCGGGACCGTGCCGGCCGGGGCCCCACTGCGGGACGACCCCGTGGTGGCGGAGGCGTCCGAGGCCCCGCATGAAGTGGTCGACCGAACTCATCTCGTACGCCACGTGGTTGAGGGAGACCCACTCCGCCTGGTTGAAGGCGACGCAGTGGTGGTCGGCGTTGCAGCGCAGGAACGCCATCTGGTGCTCGGACCAGTCGGAGACGCGCAGACCGAGCACGTCCGTGTAGAAGGAGACCGACGCGTCGATGTCGGTGGTGTTCAGGACGGCGTGCGTGACGCCCACGGGCACCGCGCCGTCCCTGCCGCGCGGCGGTACCGCCCAGGTGTCGGCGGAGAGCTCGACGACGCGGCCCTCGTGGTCGGCGAACCGCAGGCCGTAGCCGCCGCCCACCTGGTCGAGCGGCCCGGGACCGCACAGCGGGACGATGCCGCGCGCCTCCAGGCGCCGTGCGGCCTCGTCGACCTCGGCGGGGGTGCCGACGGCGAAGGAGAGGCGGCCGAGTCCGGTCCGGTCGGAGCGGGTGAGCTGGAGGGCGTGGTGCTCGTCGCCGGTGCCGCGCAGCCAGCTCGCGCTGTGCTCGGCCTCGACGACCTCGAGGCCCCAGGCGTCCTCGTAGAAGTCGGCGGCCTCCGCGAAGGAGGGGGTGAGCAGTTCGACGGAGCGCAGGGCGCGCAGCCGGGCTATCGGGGGGTGGGCAGAGGCTGTCGGGGGAGGGGGCATCGGGTGCTCCAGAAGGTCATGCGGCCCAGGGCAGCGGGGTGTCGGCGGTGCCCCAGTACAGGGACTTCTGGCGCTGGTAGGAGCGGATGCCGTCGCGGCCCTTCTCCCGGCCGAGGCCGCTGTCCTTCATGCCGCCGAAGGGGGTCGAGATGCTGAACTGCTTGTACGTGTTGATCCAGACGGTGCCCGCGTCGACGCGGCGCGCGATCCGCCACGCCGCCCGGTGGTCGCGGGTCCAGATGCCGCAGGCCAGTCCGTACACGGAGGAGTTGGCCTGCCGTACGAGGTCGTCCTCGTCGTCGAAGGGCAGGGCGACGAGGACCGGGCCGAAGATCTCCTCCTGGCAGGTCCGCGAGGAGTTCGGCAGGCCGTCGAGGACGGTGGGCAGGTAGTACGCGCCGTCGGCGTAAGCGGCCCCTTCCGGCGCGGCGCCGCCGCACAGCACGCGTGCGCCTTCCTCGCGGGCGAGGTCCACGTATCGGGCGACGGAGTCCCGGTGCGCGTGGTGGACGAGCGGGCCGACCTGGGTGTCGGGGTCCGTGCCGGGCCCGACGCGCAACTTGCACACACGCTCGACGAGTTCGCCGACGAACTCCGCGTACAGCTCGCGTGCCACGAAGAGCCGTGACCCGGCGACGCAGGACTGCCCGCTGGAGGAGAAGACCCCGAACATCACCCCGGCCAGGGCCTGTTCGACGTCCGCGTCGGCGAGGACGACCGTCGGGGACTTGCCGCCGAGCTCCAGCGATACGGGCATGAGCTTGTCGGCGGCGGCGTGCGCGAGGGTCCGGCCCGTCGCGGTGCCACCGGTGAAGGTGACCTTGCCGACGTGCGGGTCCCGCACGATCGCGTCGCCGACGATGCTGCCGCGCCCCGGCAGGACGGACAACAGGGCCGCGGGCAGGCCGAGTTCGTCGAGCGCCGTGCTGACCAGGCGGCCGAGAGCCAGCGAGACCAGCGGGGTCCACTCGGCGGGCTTGAGGAGGACGGCGTTGCCGCCCGCGAGCGCGGGGGCGAGTTTCTGCGCGTCGCTCGCGACGGGCGAGTTCCAGGGGTTGATGGCGCCGACGACGCCGATCGGCTCGTACACGCTCATCGTGACGTAGTCACCGCGCGAGGGCGTGAGCGCGTCCTCGGCGGTCTCCAGGGCGGCCGCCGTGTAGCGGAACGTCCCGGCGGCGCTCGCGACCAGTGCGCGGGTCTCGGTGAGGGTCTTGCCGGTGTCGGCGGTCTGCAGCGCGGCGAGGTGCTCGGCGTTGTCGTCGATCAGGGTGGCCACGCGGTGCAGGAGCCGGGCGCGGTGGTGCGGCAGCAGGTCGCGCCAGCGGGGGTCGGCGGCGGCGCGGGCCGCGGCACCGGCCGCCTCGGCGACCTCCTCGACGGTGACGGCGTGCACGGTGGCGAGCTCGCGGCCCGTGGCCGGGTCGAGGGTGCGGACGGGGGCGCCCGCACCGCGCCGCCACTCGCCCGCGATGAGCGCTTCGTCCGCGACGGATCCTGCGTCAACGACGGCCGCTTCGCCTGCTGCGGGTGTTCGGGGCATGCGGGTGCCCTCCTTGCATCGCTTGCGGGGCGGGGGAGTTGAGGGGGTGCGCTTGGCCGACTTGGGCAAGCGCTAGAAATCTAAGGGCTTAAATATCTCGGGCGCAAGACCCCGTCGATGAGCGACTGTCGACGATTTCCCTGTACAGGCCCTTGACGCGGTCCTGAGGGCGAGCGATACAACTTAAGCGCTAAGAGACTTTGCGCTCACGCGCCTCTCCGCCCCCCACGCGCCCTTCCGGCCCCCGCCCCCTCAGCAGCGGAGTACCCGCATGACGATCGACGCCTCCCCGGACCGCACACCGGACAGCCCCGCCGGCGCCGCCCGCGCCCACATCGCCGCCCGCTTCGAACGCCTCCCCCTGTGCCGCTGGCACGTCACCGTCCGGCTCATCGTGGGCGCCGTCACCTTCTTCGAGGCCTTCGACCAGCTCCTGATCGCCTACGCCCTGCCCGAGCTCCGCGACGAGTGGCACCTCTCCACCTCACGGGCGACGCTGCTGCTCACCGTCGGCTCGATCGGCATGCTCGTCGGCGCCCTGCTCTCCGGCCGCCTCGCCGACCGCATCGGCCGGGTGAAGGTCATCGCGCTGTGCGTCGCCGTCTCCAGCGCCGCCAACCTCGCCCTCGCCGCGTCCCCCACGCCCGACGTCTTCATGGCGCTGCGCTTCGTACAGGGCCTCGCGATCGGCGGCGAGGTCCCGGTCGCCGCCACGTTCATCGCCGAGATCACCCGCAGCCACCGGCGCGGCCGCTTCGTGCTCCTCTACGAGCTGGTCTTCCCCGCCGGGCTCACCGTCGGCGCGCTGGTCGCGGCATGGGTGGTGCCGGTCCTCGGCTGGCGCTGGATGTACGTCCTCGCCGCACTGCCCGGCGTCCTGTGTGTCGTCGTCCAGCGCAAGGTGCCCGAGTCGCCGCGCTGGCTCGCGGACCACGGCAGGTCGGAGGAGGCCGGGGCGGTGATGGACGGCATCGAGGCGGAGGTCGAACGGGTCACGGGCAGGCGCCTGCCACCCGTCGGCACGGTGCCGGACCCGGAGCCCGCCGAGGCGGTGCCCGGGGAGCGGCACGCAGAGTCGGACGAGGCCGCCGCCACCGGACTGCGCGGCCTCTTCACCGGCCGCTACCGCCGCCGCACCCTCGTCATCGGCGTTCTCTGGTTCACCGGCTACTTCGTCAACTACGGCATCACGTCCTGGCTGCCGACGATCTACCAGAACCGCTACGACCTGTCCCTCTCGGACGCGCTCCTCTACTCCACCGTCACGTCCTGCGCGGGCCTGCTCGGCTGCCTCGTCGCCGCGCTCACCGTCGACCGGGCCGGGCGCAGGCGCGTGATCACCGGGTGTCTGGGCGGCGCGGCGGCCATGCTGCTCGTACTCGCGTTCCTCGGCGCCCGCACCCCGCTGGAGGTCCTCGCCTGGACGTCGCTGGCCGCGGTCTTCTTCTTCGGCTCCAACATCTGCCTGTACCTGTACACGCCGGAGCTGTTCCCGACCCGGATGCGGGCCCTCGGCAGCAGCGTGGGCGGCGCCATGAACCGGCTCGGCGTGATCCTCGGCCCGATCGTGGTCGGCGCGGTCTACGCGGGCGGGAACGTCACGTCCGTCTTCGTGACCCTCGGCGCGGTGGCCGTGGTGGGCGCCGTCGTCGCGGCGCTCGGCGCGGAGGAGACGGCGGGGCGGCGCCTGGAGGAGGTCTCCCCCTGACGCCGCCCCCCCGCACCACCGCATGGGGCGCAAGTGGTCAGCCGAAGCGTTCGATCCTGATCCGGTCCACCGGCTGGCCGCCCGCCACCAGCAGCTGCGAGGCATGCTCGGCGAACCCGTTGGAGCCGCAGATGTACGCCTCCCAGCCGCCCTCGGGCTGCCCCTCCGCGCCGAGGAACGGCGCCAGATGGGCGGCGTTCAGACGGCCCTCGGAGCGGGTCAGGACGACGGTGGCCTCGTCCCCGTACTCGTCCGCGTAGATCAGGTCGGCGGGCGTGCGCGCCGAAACGACGAGCCGCACCGGCACGTCGAGCCCCGCGAGCCGCTGGTGCCGGACCATCGACATCAGCGGCACCACGCCCGAGCCGGCCCCGAGCAGCAGCGCGGGACGGTCGCCGGGCCAGGCGAAGAAGCCGGACAGCGGCCCGCGCACCTCGACCGTGTCGCCGACGTGCGCCACGGTGTGCAGATGCCCCGACACCTCGCCGTCCGGCACGTGGTCGAGGGTCAGCTCGATCTCGCCGCTGCCGTCGGGCGCGGAGGCGATCGAGTAGTGCCGCTGGGCGACGTAGCCGTCCTCGGCGGTGAGCCGCAGCATCAGGTGCTGGCCCGGCAGATGCCCCTGCCAGTCGGGCACCTTCAGACGGAACGTCGAGACGAGCGGCGTCTCACGGCGGATCTCCACGACGGTCGCCCGCTGCCACACGGCCGCGGAACGGTTGCTCACCTCGATGCGGCCGGGCACGGCGAACGCCGTCGGCGGCACGAAACGCTCCTGGAGGCTCTGTGGATCAGTCACCGGCGTAACGCTCCTCGGCCCACGGGTCGCCCCGGTGGTGGTAGCCGTTCTGCTCCCAGAAGCCGGGCTCGTCGCGGTCGGAGAGCCGCAGCCCCGCCACCCACTTGGCGCTCTTCCAGAAGTACAGGTGGGGGACGATCAGCCGGGCGGGGCCGCCGTGCTCGGCGGGCAGCGGCCCGTCGCCGTACTCCCAGACGATCCACGCCTTGCCGTCCGTCACGTCGGACAGCGGGAGGTTCGTGGTGTAGCCGGTGTGCGAGTAGGCGACGACGTGCGTCGCGGTGGGGAGCGGGCGGGCCGCCGCCAGGAACGTGTCCAGGCTCACCCCGCCGAACCGCACCCCGAACTTGGACCAGCTCGTCACGCAGTGGATGTCGCCCCGGTACTCGGAGGCGGGCAGCGCGTGCGCCTCGTCCCAGGACCAGGTGTGCGGGGCCACGACGAGACCGTCGACGCGGAACGTCCAGTCGGCGGCGGCGAGCCGCGGGGTGACCTCGGCGGACAGGACGGGCCAGCCGTCGCCCGCGTCGTACTGCCCCGGGGGCAGCCGCGGGTCGCGGTCGGCGGCTCGGGCGCGGCCGGTGAAGCCGCGGGTGGGTTCGAACGTCATGCGGTGGGTGCCACTTCGGGGGTCGATGTCGGTTCTGTACGGGTCAGGAGACCGGTTCTGTACGGGTCAGGAGACCGGTTCTGTACGGGTCAGGAGACCGGCGCCGCCTCGGAGGCGGTCGCCGCGTCCTGGAGGGCCCGCAGGACGGCCCGCTCGTCCAGGGTGAGCAGGGTCCGGTCGCGCATCAGGACGCGGCCGTCCACCACAGTGTCCCGGACGTCGGCGGCCGATGCCGCGTACACCAGCGTGGACCACGGGTCGTGCCGGGGCGCGAGGTGCGGCCGGTCCAGGTCGAGAACGATCAGGTCCGCCTGCTTGCCGGCCTCCAGCGAACCGAGGCGGTCGCCGAGCCCGAGCGCACGCGCCGACTCGATCGTCGCCATCCGGACGGCCTGCTCGGCGCCGACCGCGGTGGGATCGCCGCCCGCCTTGTGCACCAGCGCGGCGACCCTCACCGCGCCCAGCAGGTCGAGCGCGTTGGACGACACCGCGCCGTCGGTGCCGAGGCCCACCGTGACGCCCGCGTCCAGCAGGTCGGGCACGCGCGCGATGCCGCAGCCCAGCTTGAGGTTGGACACCGGGCAGTGCGCCACCCCCGTGCCGGTGCGGGCCAGCGCCGCGATCTCGGCGTCCGTCAGGTCCACGGCGTGCGCGAGCAGCGTGTCGGGGCCCAGCACGCCGAGCGAGTCGAGCAGCTCCACGGGGCGCATGCCGTGCTGCTCGACGACGTTCGCCACCTCCGCCGCGTTCTCGGAGGCGTGGATGTGCAGCAGCGCGCCGTGCTCCCGGGCGAGCGCCGTGATCTCGGTGAGCTGCGCGGGGTTCAGCGTGTACGCGGAGTGCGCGCAGACGACGGGACGGGCGCCCGGCGCCGCGACGTACGCCTTCAGGTGCGCGGTCGCCCAGCCGAGCCGCTCCTCGTAGAGCCTGCCGTCCGGCGGTCCCGGCACGTCCATGAACGTCGGCCCGGTCAGCAGCCGCCACCCGGCGTCGCGGGCCGCGCCCTCGGCCGCCTCGTGGAACCAGTACATGTCGAGCGCGGTCGTGACCCCGCCGCGCACGGACTCCGCGACGGCGGCCCGCATCGCGGTGGCCACCGTGTCCGGCGAGAGGACCTCGGCCTCGCGCGGAATGACCCGGGCCAGGAAGCCCTGCAGCGTGACGTCGTCGGCGATGCCGCGCATCAGGTTCATCGCGAGGTGCGTGTGCGTGTTGATCAGACCCGGCAGGACGAGACAGCCGCGCGCGTCGATCTCCTCCGCCGCCTCGTACGCGGCGCGCAGCCGCTCGGCGGGCCCCACCTCGACGACGCGGCCGCCGCGGACGGCGACCGCCCCGTCCGCCACGACGGTGCCCGCGGCGTCGACGGTCAGCACGTCGCCGCCGTGCACCAGCAGGTCTATGGAGCCGCCGCGGTCCTGGGCCGGCACTTCAGTGGGCTGCATCGTTCCGTTCTCCCTGGTCGCCTCGGTTCTGGCTGGCCGCTACGGTCGTTCAGCGCTCGGTGGAGGCCAGCAGGCGCAGCGCGTCCAAGGTTATCCGGGCACCCCGGGCGACCCCGTCGGCGACCACGTCGCGGTGCGGGTCGTACCCGCCTGTGGCGTCCTTGTCGACGAGCTCGTCGGCGTTCGCGCCGTCCACGACCAGGGCGCCGCCCGCCGTCAGGCCGTGCGTCGACGCGAAGACGTACAGCGCCGAGAGCTCCATCTCGATGGCGGCGATCCCGGCGGCCGCGTACGCCTCGCCGGGCAGCGGCAGGAACCCCGGCTGGAACGCGGCCCGCGTCCACACCACACCCCGGTGGTACGGGGCACCCGCGGCCCGCGCCGCGCGTTGCAGGGCGAGCACCGCCTCCGGCGCCGAGAACGCCGGGTACTCGGCGGGGATCAGCTGCTGCGTCACGCCGTCGTCGCGCACCGCCGCGTCCGCGACGACCAGGTCGCCGTCGCGGATGCCGGGCCGGATCGCGCCCGCCGTGCCGAGCCGCAGGATCGTCGTGACGCCCGCCTCGGCGAGCTCCTGGAACAGGAGGATCGCGCCGGGCGCGCCCACCCCGTGCGAGGCGACGACGACGGGCGTGCCCTGCCAGGTGCCGACGAAGGTGCGGTACTCACGGTGGTACGACACCTCCTTCGCGTCGGCCAGGAGATCGGCGACGGCGGCCGCACGGCCCGGGTCGCCGACGACGACCGCGTGCGCGGGCAGGCCGGTGCGGGGGACGCGGGTGATGGGCAGCGCGTCGGTGGACGACGTCATGAGGATGCTCCTAGGAGGGACTCGGTTTCCGCGGCGTGAGGCTGTTGCCCGGAGCCGGAACCCGACCGCCCCCGCGACCCCGAAGAGTAGCCGGGCGAGCAGCACCCCGAGGGGCGGCGCCCGGCCCGGCATCGCCGCGACCACGGCGACCGGGCCGCTACAGGGTGTCCCACAGCGTGGACGGCGCGGCCCGCCGCACCACCGGCGCGATCTCCTCGGCGAACCGCTGCAGCGTCTCGATCTGCTCCCCGCGCGCGAGCCCGAAGCCGTCCACCGTGATCGATTGCAGGTCGTGCCCGTACACCGCGTGGTAGCCGAGGATCTTGTCGATGATCTGCTGCGGGGAGCCGATGAGCTGCGGCCCGTCCGCGATGGCGTCCTCGATGGTCCGGAACGGCGTGTTGTAGCCCGCCCTGCCCTCCAGATCGGGCCGGAACGTCTGGGCGACCTTCGCCTCGTACAGCTCCTTGTAGCGCGAGACGGCCTGTTCGGCGGTGTCCGCGATGAGCAGCCCGCCGGAGCCGGCCGCCACGCGGGCGCGGGCCGGATCGTGGCCGTACGCCTCGAACCGCTCGCGGTAGTGGCCGATGAGCGAGGCGTACGCGGAGCGGGGCTGGACCGCGTTGGCGGTGAAGAGCGGGTCGCCGTGTCTGGCCGCCAGCTCGGGGGAGTTGAGCGACGTCGCCGATCCGTGCCAGACGCGCGGGGTGCCCGCGTAGGGGCGCGGCACGGTCGTCACGCCCTTCAGCGGCGGTCTGAACTCGCCCTCCCAGTCGACGTTCTCCTCCTCCCACAGGCGGCGCAGCAGTTCGTACTTCTCGCGCTGGAGGTCCCACTGCCGGGCCTCGTCGAGCCCGAACAGGTCGAAGTGCCCGGCTTCGGCGCCCTTGCCGACGACGAGTTCCACACGGCCGCGCGAGATCTGGTCGAGCGTCGCGTAGTCCTCGGCGACCCGCACGGGGTCGAGGATCGCGACGACGGTGACACCGGTGAGGAGCCTGATCCGGGAGGTGCGTGCCGCGAGGGCGCCGAGCACGACGGTCGGGCTCGACGACAGGAAGGCCCCCGCGTGCCGCTCGCCCACGGCGTACGCGTCGTAACCGAGCCGCTCCGCCGTCACGCCGACCTCGATGACGTCCTCGAACCGTGCGGCGGCGGAGGGGAGTTCACCGGTCAGGGGGTGCGGGGAGCGGGAGATGAGGGAGAGCACCTGAAACTTCATGATTCAACCCTGCGCGCCGAACATTGCGGCTCTGTGGCGGCGGCGTGGCATGAGTAAGGGGCGGTCGCCATGGCGACCGCCCCTTACCAACCCTCTACGAAGACGTCTGTCAGGCCTTCTTGCCCAGCAGGTCCTCGACCTTGCTGCGGACGTCGTCCGTGGCCAGGCCACGGATCGTCAGCGTCGTACGGCGGCGCAGCACGTCGTCCGCGGTCTCGGCCCACTCGTTGTCGCGGGCGTAGACGACCTGGGCCCAGATCTCCGGGGCGTCCGGGTGGACGCGCTCGGCGAGCTCCGGGTTCTCGTTCGCCAGGCGGGCGATGTCGAAGGAGAGCGAGCCGTAGTGCGTCGCCAGGTGCTTGGCCGTGTCGGCGGCCATGCGCGGGCCGGGTGCCGGGCCGTCCACCAGGAGGCGGTGGGCGACGGCGCGCGGGTTCGCGATGCCGGGCAGCGGCAGCTTCTTCGGCAGCGAGGAGACCGGCTCGTAGTCGTCGCCCAGCGGGTGGCCCGGCAGCGACTCCAGCTTCTTCATGATCGTCCGGCCGATGTGGCGGAACGTGGTCCACTTGCCGCCCGCCACGGACAGCATGCCGCCCGCGCCCTCGGTGACGACCGTCTCGCGCTTGGCCTTCGAGGTGTCGCCGGGGCCGCCGGGCAGCACCCGCAGACCGGCGAAGGAGTACGTGATCAGGTCCCGCGACAGCTGCTGGTCGCGGATGGAGAACGCGGCCTCGTCCAGGATCTGCGCGGTGTCGGCCTCGGTGACGCGCACGTCCGCCGGGTCGCCCTCGAACTCCTCGTCCGTGGTGCCGAGCAGCAGCATGTCCTCCCAGGGCAGGGCGAACGTGATGCGGTACTTGTCGATCGGGGTCGCCAGCGCGGCCTTCCAGGGGGCGGTGCGCTTGAGGACCAGGTGCGCGCCCTTGGACAGGCGGATGGAGGGCGCCGCGGCCGGGTTCTCCATCTTGCGCAGGTGGTCGACCCAGGGTCCCGTCGCGTTCAGGACCAGACGGGCGTTGACACCGAACTCGTCGCCGGTCGTGCGGTCCTTGAGCTCGGCGCCCGTGACCCGGCCCTGGGTGAAGCGCAGTCCCGTGACCTCGGCGTGGTTGAGGACGGCGGCACCGGCCTCGACGGCCGCGCGGACCGTCATCAGGGCCATGCGGGCGTCGTTCATCTGGTCGTCGCCGTAGACCGCGACGGCCTTCAGGTTGTCGGTGCGCAGCTCCGGCACGTCCTGCGCGGCCTTCGACGGCGACAGGAGGTGGCCGACGCCGTCGCCGAACGCGGAGAGCGCGCTGTACGCGAACACGCCCGCGCCGAGCTTGGCGGCCCCGTGCGGGCCGCCCTTGTACACCGGCAGGTAGAACGTGAGCGGGTTCGCCAGGTGGGGGGCCACCTGACGGGACACCGCGCGACGCTCGAAGTGGTTCTCCGCGACCAGCTTCACCGCACCGGTCTGCAGGTAGCGCAGACCGCCGTGGAGCAGCTTGGAGGAGGCGGAGGAGGTGGCGCCGGCGAAGTCACCGGCGTCCACCAGGGCCACCCGCAGTCCGGACTGCGCGGCATGCCAGGCGGTGGAGATGCCCAGGAT
The window above is part of the Streptomyces venezuelae genome. Proteins encoded here:
- a CDS encoding MFS transporter, giving the protein MTIDASPDRTPDSPAGAARAHIAARFERLPLCRWHVTVRLIVGAVTFFEAFDQLLIAYALPELRDEWHLSTSRATLLLTVGSIGMLVGALLSGRLADRIGRVKVIALCVAVSSAANLALAASPTPDVFMALRFVQGLAIGGEVPVAATFIAEITRSHRRGRFVLLYELVFPAGLTVGALVAAWVVPVLGWRWMYVLAALPGVLCVVVQRKVPESPRWLADHGRSEEAGAVMDGIEAEVERVTGRRLPPVGTVPDPEPAEAVPGERHAESDEAAATGLRGLFTGRYRRRTLVIGVLWFTGYFVNYGITSWLPTIYQNRYDLSLSDALLYSTVTSCAGLLGCLVAALTVDRAGRRRVITGCLGGAAAMLLVLAFLGARTPLEVLAWTSLAAVFFFGSNICLYLYTPELFPTRMRALGSSVGGAMNRLGVILGPIVVGAVYAGGNVTSVFVTLGAVAVVGAVVAALGAEETAGRRLEEVSP
- a CDS encoding ferredoxin reductase; the encoded protein is MTDPQSLQERFVPPTAFAVPGRIEVSNRSAAVWQRATVVEIRRETPLVSTFRLKVPDWQGHLPGQHLMLRLTAEDGYVAQRHYSIASAPDGSGEIELTLDHVPDGEVSGHLHTVAHVGDTVEVRGPLSGFFAWPGDRPALLLGAGSGVVPLMSMVRHQRLAGLDVPVRLVVSARTPADLIYADEYGDEATVVLTRSEGRLNAAHLAPFLGAEGQPEGGWEAYICGSNGFAEHASQLLVAGGQPVDRIRIERFG
- a CDS encoding sulfite oxidase-like oxidoreductase, giving the protein MTFEPTRGFTGRARAADRDPRLPPGQYDAGDGWPVLSAEVTPRLAAADWTFRVDGLVVAPHTWSWDEAHALPASEYRGDIHCVTSWSKFGVRFGGVSLDTFLAAARPLPTATHVVAYSHTGYTTNLPLSDVTDGKAWIVWEYGDGPLPAEHGGPARLIVPHLYFWKSAKWVAGLRLSDRDEPGFWEQNGYHHRGDPWAEERYAGD
- a CDS encoding amidohydrolase, producing MQPTEVPAQDRGGSIDLLVHGGDVLTVDAAGTVVADGAVAVRGGRVVEVGPAERLRAAYEAAEEIDARGCLVLPGLINTHTHLAMNLMRGIADDVTLQGFLARVIPREAEVLSPDTVATAMRAAVAESVRGGVTTALDMYWFHEAAEGAARDAGWRLLTGPTFMDVPGPPDGRLYEERLGWATAHLKAYVAAPGARPVVCAHSAYTLNPAQLTEITALAREHGALLHIHASENAAEVANVVEQHGMRPVELLDSLGVLGPDTLLAHAVDLTDAEIAALARTGTGVAHCPVSNLKLGCGIARVPDLLDAGVTVGLGTDGAVSSNALDLLGAVRVAALVHKAGGDPTAVGAEQAVRMATIESARALGLGDRLGSLEAGKQADLIVLDLDRPHLAPRHDPWSTLVYAASAADVRDTVVDGRVLMRDRTLLTLDERAVLRALQDAATASEAAPVS
- a CDS encoding nucleoside phosphorylase; this encodes MTSSTDALPITRVPRTGLPAHAVVVGDPGRAAAVADLLADAKEVSYHREYRTFVGTWQGTPVVVASHGVGAPGAILLFQELAEAGVTTILRLGTAGAIRPGIRDGDLVVADAAVRDDGVTQQLIPAEYPAFSAPEAVLALQRAARAAGAPYHRGVVWTRAAFQPGFLPLPGEAYAAAGIAAIEMELSALYVFASTHGLTAGGALVVDGANADELVDKDATGGYDPHRDVVADGVARGARITLDALRLLASTER
- a CDS encoding LLM class flavin-dependent oxidoreductase produces the protein MKFQVLSLISRSPHPLTGELPSAAARFEDVIEVGVTAERLGYDAYAVGERHAGAFLSSSPTVVLGALAARTSRIRLLTGVTVVAILDPVRVAEDYATLDQISRGRVELVVGKGAEAGHFDLFGLDEARQWDLQREKYELLRRLWEEENVDWEGEFRPPLKGVTTVPRPYAGTPRVWHGSATSLNSPELAARHGDPLFTANAVQPRSAYASLIGHYRERFEAYGHDPARARVAAGSGGLLIADTAEQAVSRYKELYEAKVAQTFRPDLEGRAGYNTPFRTIEDAIADGPQLIGSPQQIIDKILGYHAVYGHDLQSITVDGFGLARGEQIETLQRFAEEIAPVVRRAAPSTLWDTL